Genomic DNA from Chloroflexia bacterium SDU3-3:
GCCGCCGCTGAACCTCGGCCTTCACCTGCGGGTTGATCGTATCGCTCGCGGAAGGGGTTTCCATAGGCGCTACTCCTTATGCCGCCGCAGAGGGCGCTCGATCCCCCACACACAAAGCCCGAGTGCCAGCGCCAGGGGAACCCTGGGCTGGCGCTCGGGCCTGCGCGACACGGGGCCAGATCTACTTGCTGATGGTCGTCTCAAAGGCCTCTTGCAGCTTGCTCTTGGGGAGCGCGCCCTGGATGCGGTTGACCTCTTTGCCATCCTTGAAGAAGATCATGGTGGGGATGGCCATCACGCCCAGCTGGCCGGCCCAGCGCTGGTCTTCGTCGATGTTGACCTTGGCCACGGTTACGCGGCCCTCGTACTCGCCCGCAAGCTCTTCGAGCACGGGCGCAATAGCGCGGCACGGCGGGCACCAGGGTGCCCAGAAATCGACCACAACCGGGGTGTCGGCGTTGATCGCCTGCTGCTCGAAGGTGGCATCGGTAATAACAATTGGCTTGGCCATGGTAGTGCTCCTTTATGTTCCAGAGGGCGGGTAT
This window encodes:
- the trxA gene encoding thioredoxin encodes the protein MAKPIVITDATFEQQAINADTPVVVDFWAPWCPPCRAIAPVLEELAGEYEGRVTVAKVNIDEDQRWAGQLGVMAIPTMIFFKDGKEVNRIQGALPKSKLQEAFETTISK